In Zunongwangia sp. HGR-M22, the sequence CGCCCGCTAAGATTACAAATTTTAATTTCATTCACTAAATGTTCCACGTGGAACGTTCTTGATTATCGACCCATATAAACTAATAAAACAGAAACATCATTAGGACTCACACCGCTAATTCTTGATGCCTGTGATACGTTCGTAGGTTGTACTTTATTCAGCTTTTCACGAGCTTCATAAGACATCGACTTAATCTTTGAATAATCAAAATTCTTAGGAATTTTTACATCTTCTAAACGATTAAGCTTATCAGCGTTATTCTTCTCTTTTTCGATATATCCTGAATACTTTACCTGAATTTCCGTTTGCTCCAACATTTCAGTATCCAGTTTATTTTCCTGAATATATTCTTCTACTCCAGGAAACTTTCTAACATCTTCCATGGCAATTTTAGGTCTGGAAAATATTTTAAATATTTTATCAGACTGTTTCATAGGAGACGAATTATAATCAGCCAAAACAGGATTCGCATCCTCCGGAACAACACTAGTATCTTTTAGAAAAGAAACAAAATCTAAAGATTTATCCTTCTTCTCTTCCATTTTCCGCATACGATCTTCAGAAGCTAAACCTAAATTATAAGAGCGCTCTGTTAATCTAAAATCTGCATTATCTTGTCTCAATAAGGTTCTATATTCGGCACGCGATGTAAACATTCTATATGGCTCTTCTGTTCCTTTTGTAATTAGATCATCGATTAGAACACCAATATAAGCTTCGTTTCTTTGCAGAATAAAAGGATCTTTTTCCTGAACTTTTAACGCTGCATTTATACCAGCCATCATTCCCTGGCAAGCTGCTTCTTCGTAACCGGTTGTTCCGTTTATTTGCCCGGCAAAATATAAACCTTCAACCAACTTTGTTTCTAATGTATGTTGCAATTGTGTTGGTGGAAAATAATCATATTCTATTGCATAACCCGGTCTAAAAAATTTTACATTTTCAAAACCGGCTACAGATCGTAATGCATTAAATTGTACATCTTCTGGCAAAGAAGTTGAAAACCCATTTACATAAACTTCAACCGTATTCCAACCTTCAGGTTCTACAAAAAGTTGATGACGATCTTTATCAGCAAATCGATTAATCTTATCTTCTATGGAAGGGCAATAACGTGGCCCTAAACTTTTAATTCTCCCATTAAACATAGGAGAACGATCAAAACCTGAACGAAGAATATCATGCACTTCATTTGAAGTGTAGGTCATATAACAAGAGCGTTGTTTTGCTAATGGTTTCGTTTCATCTGAATAAGAAAATTTACCCGGTATTTCATCACCAGGTTGCTCGATCATTTTAGAATAATCCAGAGAACGACCATCCACTCTTGGCGGTGTTCCCGTTTTCATTCTTCCGGCTTCAAAACCGGCATCGATTAAATCCTTAGTAATCCCGGTTGCGGCAGCTTCTCCTGCTCTACCTCCACCACGTTGTTTATCGCCAATATGGATTAATCCATTTAAAAAAGTTCCATTTGTACAAACTACAGATTTAGATTTTATTTCAATACCTAAAGAAGTACGAACACCTTTAATTTTACCTTTTTCGATAATTAGACCATGAACCATTTCCTGATAAAAATCAAGATTAGGTGTTTGCTCTAACCTCAATCTCCAATCTTCTGCAAAACGCATGCGATCACTTTGCACACGCGGACTCCACATCGCAGGCCCTTTAGATTTATTAAGCATTTTAAATTGGATAGCGCTGGTATCACTTACCAAACCACTATAACCACCCATCGCATCAATTTCTCGAACGATCTGTCCTTTTGCGATTCCGCCCATAGCTGGATTACAACTCATTTGCGCGATATTTTGCAAATTCATTGTAATTAATAAGGTACTACTACCCATATTCGCTGCTGCAGCCGCAGCTTCACTACCGGCATGCCCAGCTCCTACAACAATTACATCATACTCCTTATTGAACATAAAAACTTATTCTATATTAAGATTGTTCCACGTGGAACAATTCTATTTTTTCCATTTCCTTTTCACGCATTAAGGCAGCATCCTCTTCGGTTTTATCTTTATAGCCGCAATAATGCAAAACCCCATGTACTAAAACTCTTTTCAATTCTGTCGCAAAATCTTCATTATATTCCTTTGCATTTTCCAGAACGCGTTCTGTACTTATATAGATATCTCCATTTAAAAGATTACCTAGAGAATCATCAAAACTGATTATATCGGTATATGTATCGTGGTTTAAAAAACGCTGATTGATATCTAAAAGATACTCATCATCACAAAAAATGTAACTTATTTCACCTAGTCGTTTTTCTTCAGAAGAAATTACACGAGAAAGCCAAGATTTGTAAATTTCTTCCTCGCCTAAACTAAAATCATTTTCAGAATAAAAATTAATAATGCCTTCCTGATTATTCATTGAAATAAGTGTTAACCCTGTTCTTTAAATTTTGGCGCAAAGGTAAGATTTGTCTATCTAATATCTCAATGCTATTAAAATATTCTTTAGCATCCAGTTCTTTACTATTCGACTCATCTTCAAATTGCAAAGAATTGGTTTTACTTTCCCTTTCTTCTCTCTCCCCTTTCTCGTTTAATGAATTATTTAGATCGAGCATTTTTTGATTTAATTGATCTAAAGCATCCAATGAATTATCATTAATATTATCCTCTAAAATGTCATTTTCTAAACCTTCGAAATCTGAATTTAGATCATCCATATTCATTCCGTTTTGTTTTAGAATTTCTTCAAGATTTCGCTTTATCTCTTCTTGGCGTTTATAAATTTCAAATAGCTCAGCTTGATTTTCTTCCTTGCCTTCAGGTTCGGATCTTTGGCCTTTCATTTGTTCCTCCATTTCTTCACCCAGTTGTTTTTGCTGCTGAATGATATCTTGTAATTGCTCTCCAGACGGAGAATCACCAGACTTTGAACCAGCGCTCATCTGATCATTCATATTATCCAGAATCTCATTGAGTAAAACAGCCAAATCATTGGCTCCGGTAATCGTATATTGCTGTGAAGACAATGCTTTTGCCAAACGAACTTCTGCCAATTCCTCGAGAGAATGATCTAGATTAAAAGAAACATCCTCTAAAAACTCAAATACCTTTTCGGCTATAAATTGATTTTTTAAAGCTAAAGAAAATAAACTATCATCGACATGTTCAAAGTTCTCTTTTAGTTGGTACTGTTCTTTCAATCTATTAGAAAATTCGGGACTTTTAGAATCTATGGCGCCAAAGTTCTCCATCAACTTTTCCTGTTCAAAAGAGAATATTACGAGATTATCCAATACCTTTCTAAGACTTTCAATGTCTGCCTTTAATATCTGCATCTCCATACTAGCCGAACTCTGTTTCATCTCTGCTGCCAGTTTCTTCATTTTTTCTCCTGCCTTATTTTGCTCTTGAGAATATGATTTGTTTGAATCCCAATCAGCATCTTTCTTTAATTTCTCTAAATCATCTTTAATTTCATCTTCAGATTTAAGATCTCTCTCAAGCGATTTTGGACGTTTTAGCTCTTTGTTTTTTTGATCGAGATCATTTAATTCCTTTCTCAATTGATCGAATTCGGAATTAATTTCATCTTGAGATTTACCCAGACTATCCAGATTTTTTTGCTCCTCCCCTAGCCTATCCAATTTGCTAGCTAATTGATTAAATTTCTGCTCTACGTAAAATTGTTTTGTTAATTCCACCAATTGTTCCAAACTACGTTTAGATGATTTTTTATTTTTGGACAATTCTTCCAGCTTTTTCTGCAAATTCTCATTGCTAATTTTATCTGAATATTCTTTTAATTCATCCAAAAGTTTCCTGTTATCTTCAAGCTTCTCTTGACCACTTTCAAGACGTTTTTTTAGATCTTTACTTTCACTATTATCCTTTTCCGTATTCGATAATTTCTCTTTTATATCTTCAGAAAACTTTTCCATCAAGGCATTTTCTCTTTCCTGGTTTTTTATAAAAGATTCTAATTTTTGCCTCTGCTCATAATCAAATTCTTTATTCTCCAATTGATCATTCAGCAACTTTTCTAAATCATCTTCTTGCTTAAATTTCTCAAATTCTTCGGAAAGATTATCAATACTTTTTTCCTGATCTTTTAGATTTTTATCCAGAAATTCTTCTGAAGTTTTATTGTAAAAAGTAAAATATTCCGTTGAGGCGGATTTCGCACCATTTACCTCATCATTATCGAAAACCTGAAAAAAATATTCATAATTTTCACCTTCTTCAATCCTAATTTCTCCAGGAAATGAAGCATAAAACTGACTAATAGTTTTACCATCAAAATCTATAGATTTGCTTAAGAATTTATCGTCTCCTATTTTACGATAGCGTAAAACCAATTTGGATAAGCCATAATCATCACTAATTCTACCGCCATAAAATTTGGCATCTGTTTTTAACGAATCTATTTTTTCGTCCACCTCTATTTTTGGTAATTTATCTTTAACTACATTTAACTGAAATGATAAAGGCTCATAATTTTTAATATTCTTATTGCTAGTAGAAATCGTATAATTTAAATCTTCTAGCACCTTTTTCTGAAAAAAACTATCAACATTATAGGTAGAATCGCTAGTCTGAAAGTTGACAGCTTTAGTATTTTTATGTTGAAATTTCCAATTTACCACCGTTCCTTCAGGGATAGTAAGGTTACCATCACCCTTAACTGAATCGGTTTGGCGATTTAAATAGTTTGGAAATTCTAAGTTTACGCTGAAATTGATAAGTTTTGGAACCGAGATAACTTCTAAATTATAAGTTCTAGAACTTATATTATCTGCAAATAGCCTAAATTCTTGATTTTCAGTAATATTCTTAAATAAATAGGTGAACCTCCCAGGCTTCACTTGCTTCATAAAATACTGTGCATCTCCTAATTCAATTTTTAATTGATGTGGAATTTCTTTTCCAACAGTATTTACTTCAAGCAAAAAATCTTCGCCTTCTATAATCTTCAGCTCATTATTCAGCATAAAGCTAAAAGGTGCTGGTTTTTCATACACCTTATTATAATTATTTATACGATTAAGAGAATTAAACATCCACTCACCTCTTCCGCTAATAATAAGTGCTATAATTAATAAAATCGGAATACAAGCTATGAGCACATAATTGCGATATTTCGTTAAACTAACAGCCTTGGAAAAATTATAGAACTTTAGATCAGAAGATTTTTGACGAATAGCAGCATCAAGAAATACAGAGTTATTCTGGGATTTCAGTTCGATAAGATTAAGCAATTTGTCATCAATTTCCGGAAAGTAATTTCCAATCATTTTAGCCGCTTCCTTATCTGAAATTGCACGATTAAGATTCAAATACTTAATTAAAGGAAAACCGATAAAGACAATCAACAAGCTTATCTCAACTACAATAACCGAAATAAATAACGCAAATCGAACCGAGGAATCGAACCATAGAAAGTTCTCAAAAACTAACAAAATAAGCAGATAAAAAATACCGATAAAAAGAAACAACGCACTTCCCTTTATCAATAGATTTAATTGATATTTTTTAATAAAAGCTCTTAATTGAATTTTTATCGCTTCAAACTCGGCCATAATTTCTTTCTTAATCTTTACACAAGTATATCAGTATATCTAAAATTATAGCGATGCTATAAACCTCATGTTTTTTATATAGGAATTAAGTTCTATAAAAGTAAACAATATAAAAACATAAATTAAGGATGTAGATTTTTCAAAAAAATCCTAGAAATCCATAAGTCAGTTATTTTAGGATTGCATAATTTAGGTTGTATCTTTGCCATAAAAATAAGCATTTATGTCTTCTAAGGTACGCGTAAGATTTGCACCCAGCCCTACGGGTCCACTACATATTGGTGGGGTAAGAACAGCATTATATAACTACTTATTCGCTAAAAAACACGGCGGTGATTTTATTCTTAGGATCGAAGATACCGACCAGAATCGATATGTAGAAGGAGCAGAACAATATATTATTGATTCTTTAAACTGGTGTAACATTCCTTACGATGAAGGACCGGGTAAAGAAAAAGATTGCGGGCCATACCGCCAAAGCGAACGTAAAAGTCTTTACAAAGCTTATGCAGATAAGTTAATTGAAAGCGGAAATGCATATTACGCTTTCGACAGTGCAGAAGAACTTGATAAGCATAGAAAGTCTCACGAGGCTGAAGGAAAAACATTTATCTACAACTGGCACAATCGTGAAAAACTAGAAAATTCTATTGCATTGCCTGAAGAGGAAGTGAAAAAAAGAATCGAAAATGGCGAACATTATGTCGTTCGTTTTAAATCTCCCCAAGACGAAATTCTTAAAATTTCTGATGAAATTAGAGGAAATATGGAGATCGATACCAACATCCTTGATGATAAAGTTTTATATAAAAGCGACGGAATGCCAACCTATCATTTAGCGAATATTGTAGATGATCATTTAATGAAGATCTCGCATGTAATTCGTGGTGAAGAGTGGTTACCATCTTTGGCTTTACACTTTATGCTTTACCGAGCTTTTGGTTGGGATGCACCTAAATTTGCCCATTTACCGCTAATTTTAAAACCACAGGGTAAAGGAAAATTAAGTAAACGTGATGGTGATAAATTAGGCTTTCCTGTGTTTCCTTTAGAATGGAAAGATCCTGAAACTAAAGAAATTTCAGCCGGATATCGCGAAGATGGATATTTTCCTGAAGCGGTAACCAACATGCTTGCATTTTTAGGATGGAATCCTGGTACCGAACAGGAATTCTTTAATTTAGAAGAACTTGTTGAAGCATTCGATCTTAAACGAGTACATAAAGGCGGTGCTAAATTTGATCCGGAAAAAACAAAGTGGTTTCAACAGCATTATTTACAAGAAGCCGATAATGGATATATTGCAGAAGAATTTTCTAAACACTTAGAAAAGAAAGAAATTAAAGTTTCTAAAGAATACACGCAACATGTAGTGGCTTTGGTTAAAGAGCGTGCTGTTTTTATTGAAGATATTTGGGAACAAGGATTTTACTTCTTTGCCTCCCCTACTTCTTACGATCCAAAAAATACTAAAAAAGCATGGAAAGAAGGAACTAATGATTTAATGAACGAACTTATTACAGTTTTAGAAGCTACGGAAGATTTTAAAGCTGAAATAATTTCTGAAAATGTAAAAGACTGGATTAAATCTAAAGAAATTGGATTCGGAAAAGTAATGCAACCTTACCGAATCGCTCTAGTTGGCTCTTTACAGGGTGTAGATCTTTTTGAAATTTCTGAAGCTATAGGAAAAGAAGAAACGATTAACAGAATTAAGCAAGCACAAGAAACGCTTGGCTAG encodes:
- the mnmG gene encoding tRNA uridine-5-carboxymethylaminomethyl(34) synthesis enzyme MnmG — encoded protein: MFNKEYDVIVVGAGHAGSEAAAAAANMGSSTLLITMNLQNIAQMSCNPAMGGIAKGQIVREIDAMGGYSGLVSDTSAIQFKMLNKSKGPAMWSPRVQSDRMRFAEDWRLRLEQTPNLDFYQEMVHGLIIEKGKIKGVRTSLGIEIKSKSVVCTNGTFLNGLIHIGDKQRGGGRAGEAAATGITKDLIDAGFEAGRMKTGTPPRVDGRSLDYSKMIEQPGDEIPGKFSYSDETKPLAKQRSCYMTYTSNEVHDILRSGFDRSPMFNGRIKSLGPRYCPSIEDKINRFADKDRHQLFVEPEGWNTVEVYVNGFSTSLPEDVQFNALRSVAGFENVKFFRPGYAIEYDYFPPTQLQHTLETKLVEGLYFAGQINGTTGYEEAACQGMMAGINAALKVQEKDPFILQRNEAYIGVLIDDLITKGTEEPYRMFTSRAEYRTLLRQDNADFRLTERSYNLGLASEDRMRKMEEKKDKSLDFVSFLKDTSVVPEDANPVLADYNSSPMKQSDKIFKIFSRPKIAMEDVRKFPGVEEYIQENKLDTEMLEQTEIQVKYSGYIEKEKNNADKLNRLEDVKIPKNFDYSKIKSMSYEAREKLNKVQPTNVSQASRISGVSPNDVSVLLVYMGR
- the ybeY gene encoding rRNA maturation RNase YbeY encodes the protein MINFYSENDFSLGEEEIYKSWLSRVISSEEKRLGEISYIFCDDEYLLDINQRFLNHDTYTDIISFDDSLGNLLNGDIYISTERVLENAKEYNEDFATELKRVLVHGVLHYCGYKDKTEEDAALMREKEMEKIELFHVEQS
- a CDS encoding DUF4175 family protein produces the protein MAEFEAIKIQLRAFIKKYQLNLLIKGSALFLFIGIFYLLILLVFENFLWFDSSVRFALFISVIVVEISLLIVFIGFPLIKYLNLNRAISDKEAAKMIGNYFPEIDDKLLNLIELKSQNNSVFLDAAIRQKSSDLKFYNFSKAVSLTKYRNYVLIACIPILLIIALIISGRGEWMFNSLNRINNYNKVYEKPAPFSFMLNNELKIIEGEDFLLEVNTVGKEIPHQLKIELGDAQYFMKQVKPGRFTYLFKNITENQEFRLFADNISSRTYNLEVISVPKLINFSVNLEFPNYLNRQTDSVKGDGNLTIPEGTVVNWKFQHKNTKAVNFQTSDSTYNVDSFFQKKVLEDLNYTISTSNKNIKNYEPLSFQLNVVKDKLPKIEVDEKIDSLKTDAKFYGGRISDDYGLSKLVLRYRKIGDDKFLSKSIDFDGKTISQFYASFPGEIRIEEGENYEYFFQVFDNDEVNGAKSASTEYFTFYNKTSEEFLDKNLKDQEKSIDNLSEEFEKFKQEDDLEKLLNDQLENKEFDYEQRQKLESFIKNQERENALMEKFSEDIKEKLSNTEKDNSESKDLKKRLESGQEKLEDNRKLLDELKEYSDKISNENLQKKLEELSKNKKSSKRSLEQLVELTKQFYVEQKFNQLASKLDRLGEEQKNLDSLGKSQDEINSEFDQLRKELNDLDQKNKELKRPKSLERDLKSEDEIKDDLEKLKKDADWDSNKSYSQEQNKAGEKMKKLAAEMKQSSASMEMQILKADIESLRKVLDNLVIFSFEQEKLMENFGAIDSKSPEFSNRLKEQYQLKENFEHVDDSLFSLALKNQFIAEKVFEFLEDVSFNLDHSLEELAEVRLAKALSSQQYTITGANDLAVLLNEILDNMNDQMSAGSKSGDSPSGEQLQDIIQQQKQLGEEMEEQMKGQRSEPEGKEENQAELFEIYKRQEEIKRNLEEILKQNGMNMDDLNSDFEGLENDILEDNINDNSLDALDQLNQKMLDLNNSLNEKGEREERESKTNSLQFEDESNSKELDAKEYFNSIEILDRQILPLRQNLKNRVNTYFNE
- the gltX gene encoding glutamate--tRNA ligase, translated to MSSKVRVRFAPSPTGPLHIGGVRTALYNYLFAKKHGGDFILRIEDTDQNRYVEGAEQYIIDSLNWCNIPYDEGPGKEKDCGPYRQSERKSLYKAYADKLIESGNAYYAFDSAEELDKHRKSHEAEGKTFIYNWHNREKLENSIALPEEEVKKRIENGEHYVVRFKSPQDEILKISDEIRGNMEIDTNILDDKVLYKSDGMPTYHLANIVDDHLMKISHVIRGEEWLPSLALHFMLYRAFGWDAPKFAHLPLILKPQGKGKLSKRDGDKLGFPVFPLEWKDPETKEISAGYREDGYFPEAVTNMLAFLGWNPGTEQEFFNLEELVEAFDLKRVHKGGAKFDPEKTKWFQQHYLQEADNGYIAEEFSKHLEKKEIKVSKEYTQHVVALVKERAVFIEDIWEQGFYFFASPTSYDPKNTKKAWKEGTNDLMNELITVLEATEDFKAEIISENVKDWIKSKEIGFGKVMQPYRIALVGSLQGVDLFEISEAIGKEETINRIKQAQETLG